In the genome of Candidatus Aegiribacteria sp., the window CTGTAGAGAACCTTATAGCAGCTGAAACAACTGATTAGTTTAGCAAAAATGGAACAGCATTTGAAAAAGCTTGGGTTAGGAACAGGAAACAACAATGATAACTGATCAGCATTTGCATAATCTGCACATACTGCAAAATTGCGGGGTAAGTACTTATCTACCTTTTTACACTTTATAAGAGTAAGGTTAGCTATTTCAAAAATACAACAGTTCCAACAGAGAAGTCTTAAATGGTAAACTACCAAGGGATCCACGGCAGTTGGAGCAACCTGTGCGATAATTACACAAGTTCAAGGTTGAAAACAGGAAAAGATGATGAGTAAAAATAATCAATTGATGCAAATCGAAAACATTCAAATCACATTTTTTCAGTCCGTGGTGTGCAGGTAATTCCTGATAGCGATTTAGCCAAATTGTATGATGTAGAAACAAGGGCACTGAATCAAGCAGTGAAAAGGAATATCAATCGATTTCCGCCTGAATTCATGTTTCAATTAACCAGGAACGAACTTGAAGAAATAAACGCCAGAATTTTGATATCACAAATTGTGACATCAAAAGAAAATCGTGGTGGACGCAGGAAACTACCCTATGTATTCACTGAGCAGGGTGTTCTTTACTATTCTTTTAGCCTGCATGATGCTGAGCAATAGGA includes:
- a CDS encoding ORF6N domain-containing protein, giving the protein MDANRKHSNHIFSVRGVQVIPDSDLAKLYDVETRALNQAVKRNINRFPPEFMFQLTRNELEEINARILISQIVTSKENRGGRRKLPYVFTEQGVLYYSFSLHDAEQ